The DNA window CCCTTTAACAGCTTTGATCCAATACAAGTTtaactgggtttttttttgaaaggtgGAGATCaatacactaccagaaaaccggagaaaagcaacggaattaccgacggaaatattccgtcggtaattaataccgacggacataattccgtctcaaaatcgGTCGGTATATGCTGATGGaatgattccgtcggtatataccgacggaatatttccgtcggtatataccgtcgatttcaccgacggaatatacatTTCGTCTGGAGATACGCAACGGCATGGTGACGTCaggcgattttaccgacggaaagtaccgagggattcaaactgtgatagccgtacagtgacgtggcgatGTCACCGACGGCAGCAccaacggaatcaccgacggaaggaatctgtcggtgattccgtcggaaaaagccattatatgcacccatctgccgacactctcatcctctgtttctccttcttcttctttcccatcccacctctcccctcccaaactcctcccaaactgcagccaaacacccatcccaaactctccactattctcaacacgagcactcaagtttcttatatcttgtacgtggtcacaatatccgtttcttgtagattttatcatttttttgtaagtaaatctatcctttttaattagttttaatatttaattgtgaattttattgttttagtatatgtattttgttaacgtttgtacttgtttaattgttatttgtcaaagaaacttgtagtatgaatgtataattttgtagttgttataggttgttttagattttgtcaaattatatttgtttgtaaattgttgaaattttgtttgaattacaccgaattaaatgtgtcgttgtgatgaaataaattaataattaatagcttatttaagtgtcttgtttaattgttatcaattatatttcgaagttgtgagtaattctgtaaatttatatatgtataaatttgtatgtatgaacgttgatagttgataattgataatgaatatttaacataagtattgttttagtttgttggataatgtcggggaaaaccaatatttttgttatgttttatagaggttcaatagaagtcatggatgatcgttcatggatgtatcggaactcaccccaaggattgcggaggatggattattgtaacggtgtccagggttttattaatttcgcaacatctattccgaggaattttactgatggcggtattaggtgtccatgcaggaagtgtaaaaatttaaagtttctgcatcaagatgttgtaacgatgcatcttctaaccaaagggttcatggaagattacctgtgttggtatgctcacggagaactatttgttcctgatgagagcatggaagaacaggtggttgggtcaacttctagtgctagtaacatgcatgaagttggaaatgagaacaataatccttacaggaatatggttatgaatgcaatgagaatgagtgaagataatgtcaggggatgtccaatcgtagaagaagaacctaatgcagatgcagcaaggttttttgatctgttgagagattctgacgaaccattatgggatggctgcacgaaccacagtaaattatcagccgtagcacaggtgttcaccatcaagtcagatcacgggttgagtgaggccggttatgacaagattattgaatgggcgagaagcattttacctgaagggaacaggctgaaagagaacttctatgctgccaagtccatgatgaaacccctcggtttaggataccagaaaattgatatatgccctaacttctgcatgttatactaccttgaaaatgctgagatgaccgagtgcatgacgtgcgggcattcccgttacaaacccagaactggtagagggaagactctcgtggcatataaaaaacttagatacttcccaatcacacctagactgcagaggttattcatgtcaccaaggactgctgagcacatgacatggcaccaatcacaccatgcggttgatggagtgatggttcatccttctgacggtgaagcctggaaacactttaacagtatgcatcctcccttttcagctgaatcaaggaacgtgcatcttgggttgtgtacaaacggattcaatccattcgggtcatttgctgctccttattcttgttggccggtcatactgacggtttataacttgccaccagggatgtgtatgaggccggagttcatgtttttatctatggtcataccaggtccgagcagtccggggcggaatatagatgtttgtcttcgtccgttgattgatgagttgacgcagttgtggtcctctggagctttgacttatgacatctcgaggaaacaaaattttgttatgagagcggctttgatgtggactatcaatgatttcccagcttatgaaatggtttctggttggagaacgcatggaaagctagcatgttcatattgtatggagaacaacaaggcattcacgctaacaaacgggggtaaagcttctttttttgactgtcaccgtcgtttcttgccacataaccacaggtacagaaagaacagaaaggatttctttgttggcagggttgaaaatgatgttgcacccccgcgtctttccggtgaagaattgtttgatgttgtgtcagagtacggtgaaattgtgtttggtctccaatcaggtaagcagaagtttcctggttttggtttgacccataattgggtgaagcgaagtatattttgggagcttccttattggaagaccaatcttctccgccataaccttgacgtcatgcacattgaaaagaacgtgtttgagaacattttcaacaccgtcatggatgtgaaggggaagacaaaggacaacatcaaggctagattggatgtagcgctgttctgtaaccgtaaaaatatggagttggtttgtgatgggtcacgggtcgcaaaaccaagagcaagcttcgtgctagagaaaaacgcacaactactagtctacaaatggcttaagagtctgcgtttccccgatggacatgcctcgaacatatcaaggctggttaatacggaggaatgcagattatatggaatgaagagtcatgactgccatgtgtttatgcaaacactcatcccattagcttttcgtgatttgttgccaaaggggatatgggatgcactaacggagattagtcatttcttcagagatatatgctccagcaagttgaatgttgatcacattgagaggcttgaaaagaatatcgtcgagacaatatgcaaacttgagatgatattccctccatcattttttgactcaatggagcatctacccgtacatttaccgtttgaggtaaaagttggaggaccggtccagtacagatggatgtatccattcgagaggttagatattacagttgctatgacatttataattaaatgtttttattttaatgtttttaattgataatatatatatatatatatatatatgcaggtacttgttcaatcttaaaaaaaaggttaagaacaaggcgcatgttgaggcgtcaatatgtgaggcgtatattgttgaggagatctcaacatttatctcatactatttcgaacctcatttgagaacgaggataaactgtgttccacggcatgatgatggtggtgaagtgcattcaagtgggaacttgtcaatattctccaatcttggacgacccacacctaaaaatgccgtgaggggaagatatttgtctgaaatagagttcagacaagcacacaattatgtcctatttaactgtgatgagctgagaccttttattaagtaagtagatgttcgacttaaattttgtcaagagtgtactatttatgttttgtgataccatacactcatatactttggaacaaccttgcaggcaacatcgacgatacttactgtccaataactcacagctgaccgaatcccagatctttcaattacaagatgaacaatttgccacatggtttagaacacatgtaagtcctagcacaaactcattatctcttgcaatgtaattaattgtagtcaatgttacataatatccgtttattgattattgttgtatttaatttacaagctaggtttatcaaatgggaggtagtgctgctatttcactgtctttactttgtctgggccctgaaagaaaagtcaagtgctataatggatattttgtcaatggatatgtctttcatactgaagaatacgggcatggaagaaagacatacaacagcggtgtttgtattaagggatcgacttctagtgagtttgaagttgactactacggtagattggaagaggtcatcgaactgcaatatcatagcgagcaaaatagagtgtttttattcaaatgttattggtatgacacaactgacagaggaatcagagtagatcctcactatggtctcgttgaaatcaattcaaaagctagacaccgcaacgtaaacgacgtctttgttttcgcaaagcaatgccaacaagtttattacacatacaccccttcctttagaaaggaccgatcaagagttgattggttatccgttttaaaaacaaaacccaagggtcgtgtcgaggttgttcaggatgagaacgaagacacaagtgtgatagatgaagtctttcaagctagtgagttggttgaaccataccgagttgctccgtcgattgacttagaagaaaattcaaattttcgcgttttcaacgatagtcttgttgatgttgacgcagaggagttgaatgttgttctgagctccactagtggaaaaaagaatgttgttgaagaagatgataacgaaattaaagagtgcgatgaagctgatgataacaattcaatggaggacgaagatgaaaattccgactaactaaacatgttataaagccttatttttataatgtaataatttgaaacatgaaatatttattcttctttaagggtcagccgttgttattgtgttgtgtgtgttttttagtttgcaattcaagattttttgagagggttacatataaaaaataagaaaaatttaccttttcaccgacgtatataccgacggactataacccgtcggtatttcacagagagttgcaaaaaaattacgggattttgccacattcaccgacggatataccgacggactataacccatcggtatttcacagagagttgcaaaaaaattacgggattttgccacattcaccgacggatttccgACGCcaataccgacggcatcaccgacggaattgtccgcacgcatgtctgacacgtgtccgtctgcacgattaccgacggcattaccgacgtcacataccgacggcatcaccgacggcccgcgcatgtctgacacgtgtcccgTTTGCACCATCACCGACGGCATTTCCGACGGATtaccgacggatcgaaaagtttggcgggattttcgaacttttttggtgcgcatttcaattaattaccgacggaattaccgacggaaattaattgcaccgacaacaattaagggctgtcggtaattccgtcagAATTTCCCTATATATACcgcccccccaccccccccgcACCGTCTCGTCCCTCTCCCCCCCTCATCTCCCCCGtcgtctccccctcttctcctccctcttctcctcttctcccttcctcttctcccttcctcttctcctcttctccccctcttctcctttcacttctcttctcctcttctccctttctcttctcctcttctcaagTGTGATCTTCTTCTCTGATTTAGTttcaaaaggtatgtattttttttctttatctttgtattttttttattttaattatgattttttttttggtgttctttgttttgtatattgtttgtagataaaatcttaaattcaacacattattaaggtaagcattttttattcccaaatttattttgaattgatataatgttttttaattttgtgtgttgtgtagtgttttttagttttttaattttatttattaattttagttttttagttttgatattattgtttatattgttataattgttattgttgaatttatgttaaaaattttagtttataaatataattgttattgttgatttattttaaaaatgttagtttataaatataattgttattgttgatttattttaaaaatgttaatttatatatatagaattgcatttaattattagtttatcttaatttaggatattattgtttgtattgctataattgttattgttgaatttatgttaaaaatgttagtttataaatataattgttattgttgatttattttaaaaatgttaatttatatatatagaattgcatttaattattagtttatcttaatttaggataaaataattaaatgaatgttcatagttgtaattctatatgatgttattgaataaaatgttgtgttgatgatgatgagttgggttgagatccaggatgattggatcgggatgtgaaataaaattggaagtgtaatatgattttgtcgacaacttgggaccccccagtacaggggagactctgtcgaatttttttttaaataatcaaagttaattattcgtatacatgtgtgtagatgcgtagaatgaaatctacagcacgtcgtcagaagacggttgcagctagttcttctagcagcgaggaggacgtatccttaggtgctgatcacggcgaggaatctacgccaacttgtgatgctgcctcttctagcgcggtttcacagcgcagaagcggtgtgccttcacagcggggtcaattcacccgcaagtaccaggcacaatggaaggatgacctctcaatgtaagtttgtttaggttttagatttttttttatatacttataacataatttatgaacaactaattaatattaattactacttttatttaatttcaggtttacaaacattgaggctgcaaggactataacattggcgtttaaatcgtcgatggagattccattgtttcaatggagccaggtttccaaacatcctgagtggaaacctaatatcgatgcatggtttaagcgatttcaggttggtgttaatttttaatttccagcttatttttaataaatgatttttataattttatatcttgtactatttttattttatatgaattatttatatacacagaacaaatttgagtgggatagggcggacaacaatgttgtgaggagggtatgggagaatcacgcggcaactaggtaacatcaaaaataatatttatttttgttttataatttaatgttttaaattctaatttgttactatggaagtaggttgcgtgatttttggtatgacacccaaaaaaaatcaaaaagacatgcgagggataacggtcttgaaggatggaatgaggtggcggtttggcaggaattcaaaccgccattcatctcgggggaaatatggacggcatatattgagcacgtgacctcagagcggttctcacggcgctcacagtcggGCGCCGACAACTGGAACCGgcaaatttatggttcggtgaccacgcacactggcggatccgtcccattcagcgcacatgcaaagcggatggtaagattaattttattgaaatatatcgataattaatttgtcgttccttataatatatttaactttcaacctattttttccttacaggctgcgtctcttggacgtgaaccgagtccaatggagctgtttctagagacgcatgtgcggagtcaagaccgccaaaaaggggtgcagtagttcgtggacaaccgtgctcagcacttcgtggtatgttcgttcattcattttattttgtaagttataattttcttgaattgcatcttgaattgcatttgatgatttttttaccgatggaattttcaggagacctataatagccggttgagggagagatatggggacaatccgtcgacccatccagatttcgatccagatttgtggatggaggcgggatcgtctggtggacccgataaaaacagggtctacgggctctccaacactacggctgacaacttgcgttcgtctcgtagtgtctcaactgttggaagctctccatcagtatcgaacacccagtctgaggagttcattgcgttgaaacaacaatatcaataactctcgatgaattatgatgagctccgtcaaatagtcatggagatgagatcaaagatgggtgacgatacttgtgcagcttctttttggccgtttggtcccgggaacaaccagcctcctcctcctccgcctcctcctccagctccgccgctattctagtttaattttgttttttaaacacattaaatttgtaatgaatattattacttttacatttttaatgtttaatgcatttttatttgtttattaatgttttttacaattaataaattattatttttatatatttcaaatacctaccgacggatataccgacggataatatccgtcggtatttaacagagagttgccgaacaattaccatccatgccatctttaccgacggcatcaccgacggataatatccgtcggggATTAACGTCCAACGgccttaccgacggataatattcgtcggtattacacagagagttgcaacaaaattacaagccatgccataattaccgacggacaacccgtcggtgatgccgtcggtaattacccttaaaagtaCCGACGGATtggccgtcggtaatgttcccgcgaggaatatttttttggcgcgcatatccgtctgtattaccgtcggtgtttccgtcggtggatggttttttttatttgcgacagaattagcgacggaaatgggattTACTGACGACTGGTTTACCGACGGAAGTTTTCCGTCGGTGACTCCGTCGGTAttgttttcaccgacggatttcattgCTGTCACCGACGGCATTAATCCGACGACATTAATGTGGTTTGTTTTAAGGGCTGAGATTTGTTTAAAGGGAAAGGGTCTGAAATGTTCTCCAACTCTCTATAGATGTAGCCCTAAGATAGatcaagaacaacaacaaatcGAGAGGAGAAAAAGGTAACGAAGAgcaacaaagaaagagagaggaagggaaagaaagattagggtttttttatagtatttttttaatagactgAATTAGATTTGTGTTTCTCATATATGAGgatatttttgttagtttagaTAGAAATATCTGCTTGAAGGATGatgggaaaataaaatattgagctAATACCCCAATACATTATAGCAAGTTGATTGGCTAATTGCATAAAGAATGTGATGATCCAACCAAAACCCAGTTCCAGTTCTTCAGGTAATCCACAAAGGTGGCTACAAGTCTGGTTCACAACATAAAAATTACTACTGAATATCACTTGAATTGTACAAAtggaattttatttatcaagCCCCGATTATGTTATTCACACCCAATTAATGACAAAAATGTTTGATAGTAATCAACCAACCTCAATGAAAAGTGGTAAGCATTTTTGCACCGACGACCTCGGAGCTCTGGTCTTATTTCCTGCCATGAATTCTTGGTAATCAAACAGATTCTGAACTCCTCACAGGTAGTTTTGTATCCTGCCATTGCTGAAAGGAAATAATGTAAATGGTCCTGTAACATCTGCCACCACATTAGGAGAATCTATCCTTGTGGACTCCACATTGTTGTCTATGATTTGGCTCTACAAATGGGACAGCTTGAAGTTCTTGATGATAGCCAGTGATCAATACAGTCCTTATGGAACATGTGCTTACACCTAGGCAAGACCCTGATGGACTCCCCATGAACATAATCATCCAAGCAAATCGCACAGTCTCCATCAGGAAATAcgaatgaagaagaagattctGATGATGATAATTGCGGCAACGCTATGCTTGAGATTGAGGGTGGTGTCTGTTCTCCAAAGACAAAAATCGGTAGGGCTACAAGTTCCTGGTGGGTTTGTGTATTAGGTTCATGGGAACATGAGCTGGATGTTGTAGGACTTTGCTGATTATTGGAAGACAAGTTTCTTGAACTAATAGAACACTTGCATCTGGAAACAAAAAAGAGGATGACAAGAGCAAATATGACACCATAAGCTATGCCAATACCCACAAATGATCCTCCTTCATCTGCTCTTTCCTCCTGTCTTGGCAAATTAGCATTCAACAGATGTCTACTAAAACGGTGAATTTGATCCATTATAATGGTGGAAACCCTAATGGTTTGTTGGTGAATGTGGTATTCTTGTCAGTTGTTAATATTTATGGAAGAGCCATGAGTGGTGGGCAACAAACACGGAAGTCGGTGAAGCTTCCATGCAGCTTCCTGGAAAGTTCATATTTAACCAGTCATTAATTATTACGAAATGTATTTGcagatatttatattatatctaaACTTAAATACAAGTAGGATGCTGATTGGAATCTACGGATTACGTTTCTGTATATCCatacttaatttattattaaacttctaagaaatttaaatatttatattatatctaattaaatccATACTTTCTTGCTGATTACCGTAATgtagctattaaaaaaaataaacttactcATTAGTGTATGATTGGAAGAGTATTTTTCAGGTTTAAATCAAATTGTCATctctaattataaatttaatttaagatgtgacaaatacaaatatatttgcATGGTTAGTACACTTGCCATtcactttaaagaaaaataatatacattTCCTTATAAACCAAATGTACGGTTGATGTTCATCTCTATCTTGATATTGGATTCATTAAAATTTACCAACAATAATAGGCAGAGATGGTTAGGGGTACGTACACTTTATTTCCACTATATTCATACTCTACGTGTAAAACATTTAGATATACATTTCTTATCTATAGAGTTACGAAAATCTATATGGATATATATTCATCATcaatttactatttattatttaatataatataaaatagtaGCATGTGTGTATTAAATGACGAAACACTTAcccaaatattaatattttattcattagcTATCGTGTAATGTAACTATTTACAAAAACCTATTCATTAAGGTCAGATCGGATAAGTTTTTAtcacatttaaatgaaattgtCATTCCTTATTCATGTCTATCATGACATTGGAATTCATTAACATTTACCAATAATAATGGGCAGATattgttgggttgttgccattgcatgtgTAGAAAATGGACAGCACCAACCATTAACcattggcagccaccattgttgaagaagagctggagttgacagccacctttgttgaagaagagtaggagttggcagccacctttgttgacaaaagaacaagtggagcagcaccatggatgcctataaaagaggcatgaTTTTAGAGAGCAAAGGTGTGAGAGAGAACGTGAGTGTGTgaagagaatagagagaaagagagaagagttGCAATGGCAGCAAAGATGAGTTGATGAGTTGAGTAGAGTGGATGTAATCCTCCTCCTCTACATGTATGTATTGTaaccctttctctatctctaatacaatgactctctcccgtggatgtaggcggttttgccgaaccacgtaaaatattgtgtcagtgtgctttatcCCTCcgttgagcaactatcagtacaccaccgatccgcgcatgggggagccggaatccccaacaattggtatcagagcacatggtttaaaggggtgtttgattttgctcaaaaatgaaagttgtcaaaattgtgttttgaccataccactgtgtagaggagaagagacgaagccactggtgaaaaccgCGTCGAAATCGGACGTCGGAAACGTCCTCACGCGCCGTCACGCGCCGGCGAGGAGACTGCCCACGCGCACAGACGCGCGCCACGCGTCacacgcgtcttcttcacccggatgagctcacccgacccgaataccagacgACCCGACCCACGTGCCAGACCcggataaggatgacgtcaTCATGATGTAACCATGACGCCAGTATACACAGTCAGCATGCACGTCAGCGCCCAGTCAGCAGGCACGTCAGCGTCCAGTCAGAAGGCACGTCAGCGTCCAGTCAGCATGCCATGTCATCATACAGTCAGCAGCATGTCATCGTCCAATCATCAGACACGTCATCACGgtgggacccacctgccacgtcaccagTCGTGAGCCGAGCCACGCcgagccgagttgagccgagccgtgttggagccgagccgcgagccgagggataagattctgtgcagcag is part of the Populus trichocarpa isolate Nisqually-1 chromosome 7, P.trichocarpa_v4.1, whole genome shotgun sequence genome and encodes:
- the LOC127905584 gene encoding RING-H2 finger protein ATL39-like; this translates as MDQIHRFSRHLLNANLPRQEERADEGGSFVGIGIAYGVIFALVILFFVSRCKCSISSRNLSSNNQQSPTTSSSCSHEPNTQTHQELVALPIFVFGEQTPPSISSIALPQLSSSESSSSFVFPDGDCAICLDDYVHGESIRVLPRCKHMFHKDCIDHWLSSRTSSCPICRAKS